In Pseudomonas sp. PDNC002, the DNA window CGCCGCCAAGGTCGTGGTGCCCGCGGATATTCCGGCCGAGGCCAGCGAGCACATCCGCCAACTCGCGGTGGACGCCTTCCTCGCCCTTGAGTGCTCCGGACTGGCGCGGGTCGACGTGTTCCTCACCGACAGCGGCGAAGTGCTGATCAACGAGCTGAACTCGCTGCCCGGCTTCACCCGCATCAGCATGTACCCCAAGCTCTGGCAGGCCGCCGGGATGACCTACAGCGAACTGGTCAGCCGCCTGATCGACCTGGCCATCGAGCGCCACACCGCCCGCCGGAATCTGCAGACCAACCGCTGATCCATCCCTGGGCACTTTCTTCTGCGCTACCCTGACACTCCGCCGCCCGATCCGGGCGGCCGGCCCCGTGTCCCGTAACGAACAGTCAGAAGGAGCACGAGATGAACACAGTGGTATTCGCCGACGGCACCGCCGTCCCCGCCATCGGCCAGGGCACCTGGCGCATGGGCGAGGATCGCGCACAGCGGCAGCGTGAAGTCGCCGCCCTGCGCGAAGGCATCGAGCGCGGCCTGACGCTGATCGACACCGCCGAGATGTACGCCGAAGGCGGCTCGGAAGAGGTGGTTGGCGAGGCGCTGGCCGGGCTGCGCGACAAGGTCTTCCTGGTCAGCAAGGTCTACCCGCACAACGCCAGCCGACGCGGCATCCCCGAAGCCTGCGAGCGCAGCCTCAAGCGTCTGCGCACCGACTGCCTGGACCTCTACCTGCTGCACTGGCGCGGCCAGTACCCGCTGGACGAAACCGTCGAGGCCTTCGAGCGGCTGCGCGAGGCGGGCAAGATCAAGCGCTGGGGCGTGTCGAACTTCGACCTCGACGACATGCACGAACTCAACGAGCCGGCCTGCGCCACCAACCAGGTGCAGTACAGCCTGGAAGAGCGCGGCATCGAGTGGGACCTGCTGCCCTGGTGCCAGGAAGAACGCATGCCGCTGATGGCCTACTGCCCGGTGGGGCAGGGTGGCCAACTGCTGCGCCACCGCGTGCTGGCGGACATCGCCGGCCGCCATGACGCCACCCCGGCCCGCGTGGCCTTGGCGTGGCTGATCCACCAGCCCGGCGTGATCGCCATTCCCAAGGCCGTGGAGCCGCTGCACGTGCGCGACAACGCCGCCGCGCTGGAGCTTCGCCTGACGCCCGAGGACCTCGAAGCCCTCGACGCCGCCTTCCCGCCGCCCAGCCGCAAGCGGCATCTCGCGGTGGTCTGAATCCACACCCTTCACTGCCCCCGGTCGTCGCTCCCCACGGCGCGGCCAGGGGGCGGTGCTAGCCTTCCCCAATGGCCAAGGCGGCCGGGAGGGCAACAGCGATGAGCAACTACACGGCGGACAGCGCCGCGATCAACCGGGTACTCACGGACTATGTCGAGGGCATGACCTTCGGCGACGAGGCCAAGCTGCGCCAGGCCTTCCATCCATCCTGCAAGATCATCGGCAATTACCACGGCGCGCTGGAGTGGGCATCGCTGGACGAGTTCATCGGCGCCATCAAGGCCGAGTCGCCTCCGTCCGAAGGCGCGCCACCGGCGTGGGAGCTGAAGACGCTGGACGTCACCGGCGACAGCGCGGTGGCCAAGGTCACCGACGAGTTCATGGGCATGCACTTCACCGACTA includes these proteins:
- a CDS encoding aldo/keto reductase, which translates into the protein MNTVVFADGTAVPAIGQGTWRMGEDRAQRQREVAALREGIERGLTLIDTAEMYAEGGSEEVVGEALAGLRDKVFLVSKVYPHNASRRGIPEACERSLKRLRTDCLDLYLLHWRGQYPLDETVEAFERLREAGKIKRWGVSNFDLDDMHELNEPACATNQVQYSLEERGIEWDLLPWCQEERMPLMAYCPVGQGGQLLRHRVLADIAGRHDATPARVALAWLIHQPGVIAIPKAVEPLHVRDNAAALELRLTPEDLEALDAAFPPPSRKRHLAVV
- a CDS encoding nuclear transport factor 2 family protein — protein: MSNYTADSAAINRVLTDYVEGMTFGDEAKLRQAFHPSCKIIGNYHGALEWASLDEFIGAIKAESPPSEGAPPAWELKTLDVTGDSAVAKVTDEFMGMHFTDYLSLLRIGNGWQIVNKLYYLHE